A stretch of Lysobacter sp. K5869 DNA encodes these proteins:
- the purH gene encoding bifunctional phosphoribosylaminoimidazolecarboxamide formyltransferase/IMP cyclohydrolase — MTSELSAGNPVRIRRALLSVSDKTGLIELARALAAHGVELLSTGGTAKAIRDAGLPVRDVAEVTGFPEMMDGRVKTLHPVVHGGLLGRAGLDDAVMAQHGIGAIDLLVLNLYPFEKVSADPNSSFEDVIENIDIGGPAMLRSAAKNFARVAVATDPAQYAALLAELDAHAGALSAKTRFALSVAAFNRVAQYDAAISNHLSAIAEDGAKLEFPAQHNASFVKVMDLRYGENPHQSGAFYREAQPLPGTLASFVQLQGKELSYNNLADADAAWECVRQFERPACVIVKHANPCGVAEGVACGDAYELAYATDPTSAFGGIIAFNTKLDAATAKAILDRQFVEVLIAPEYEDAAVEYAKKKANVRVLRIPNGDGRNALDFKRIGSGLLVQSADLREVGRDELKVVSKLAPTQAQLADLLFAWRIAKFVKSNAIVYARDHRSIGIGAGQMSRVVSAKIAALKAEEAGLAVPGSVMASDAFFPFRDGIDAAAAAGIKAVIQPGGSMRDNEVVAAADEHGLAMVFTGVRHFRH; from the coding sequence ATGACCTCCGAGCTTTCCGCCGGTAATCCGGTACGCATCCGTCGCGCCTTGCTGTCCGTGTCCGACAAGACCGGCCTGATCGAACTCGCCCGCGCCCTCGCCGCGCACGGCGTCGAACTGCTGTCCACCGGCGGCACCGCCAAGGCCATCCGCGACGCCGGCCTGCCGGTGCGCGACGTGGCCGAGGTCACCGGCTTCCCGGAAATGATGGACGGCCGGGTCAAGACCCTGCATCCGGTCGTGCACGGCGGCCTGCTCGGCCGCGCCGGCCTCGACGACGCGGTGATGGCGCAGCACGGCATCGGCGCGATCGACCTGCTGGTGCTCAATCTGTATCCGTTCGAGAAAGTCTCGGCCGACCCGAACAGCTCGTTCGAGGACGTGATCGAGAACATCGACATCGGCGGCCCGGCCATGCTGCGTTCGGCGGCGAAGAACTTCGCCCGCGTCGCCGTCGCCACCGACCCGGCCCAGTACGCCGCGCTGCTCGCCGAACTCGACGCCCACGCCGGCGCGCTCTCGGCCAAGACCCGCTTCGCCCTGTCGGTGGCCGCGTTCAACCGCGTCGCCCAGTACGACGCGGCGATCAGCAACCACCTCTCGGCCATCGCCGAGGACGGCGCCAAGCTCGAATTCCCGGCCCAGCACAACGCCAGCTTCGTCAAGGTCATGGACCTGCGCTACGGCGAGAACCCGCACCAGAGCGGCGCGTTCTACCGCGAAGCGCAGCCGCTGCCGGGCACCCTGGCCAGCTTCGTCCAGCTGCAGGGCAAGGAACTGAGCTACAACAACCTCGCCGACGCCGACGCCGCGTGGGAATGCGTGCGCCAGTTCGAGCGCCCGGCCTGCGTGATCGTCAAGCACGCCAACCCCTGCGGCGTGGCCGAAGGCGTGGCCTGCGGCGACGCTTACGAACTGGCCTACGCCACCGACCCGACCTCGGCCTTCGGCGGCATCATCGCCTTCAACACCAAGCTCGACGCCGCCACGGCCAAGGCCATCCTCGACCGCCAGTTCGTCGAAGTGCTGATCGCGCCGGAGTACGAAGACGCCGCGGTCGAGTACGCCAAGAAGAAGGCCAACGTGCGCGTGCTGCGCATCCCCAATGGCGACGGCCGCAACGCGCTGGACTTCAAGCGCATCGGCTCGGGCCTGTTGGTGCAGAGCGCGGACCTGCGCGAAGTCGGCCGCGACGAGTTGAAGGTGGTCAGCAAACTGGCGCCGACGCAGGCGCAGCTGGCCGATCTGCTGTTCGCCTGGCGCATCGCCAAGTTCGTCAAATCCAACGCGATCGTCTACGCCCGCGACCACCGCAGCATCGGCATCGGCGCCGGGCAAATGAGCCGCGTGGTCAGCGCCAAGATCGCCGCGCTCAAGGCCGAAGAGGCCGGGCTGGCGGTGCCGGGTTCGGTGATGGCGTCGGACGCGTTCTTCCCGTTCCGCGACGGCATCGACGCCGCCGCGGCCGCCGGCATCAAGGCGGTGATCCAGCCGGGCGGTTCGATGCGCGACAACGAAGTCGTCGCCGCGGCCGACGAGCACGGGCTGGCGATGGTGTTCACCGGCGTGCGCCACTTCCGCCACTGA
- a CDS encoding sodium:alanine symporter family protein yields MDWLLHLIERAISPIIGAINNVLWNYVLIYGLLAVGIFFTVRLRLLQVRRFPHMLKVIGRGTDGDNAGISPFQALCTSLAARVGTGNLAGVAIAMSLGGPGALFWMWCTAAVGMATAYAESSLAQLYKVRDENGQYRGGPAYYIARGLRAPKMGWAFAACLLFSYGVVFNGVHANAIAQSVGETFKFSQTTVAVVLVVLTGTIIFGGLRSIAKVAEWVVPFMSAGYIGLALWALIAHYDQVPAAVMMILRGAFGIDQAAGGIAGGMAAAMLNGVKRGLYANEAGMGSAPNIAAAATPVPHHPSSQGFVQSLGVFFDTMFICTATGLIVLLSGVLGQGGDGVVITQRAMTVFFGEWGAWFASIALFFFAFTTILGNYSYAESGLLYIGGGRKSLFVLRIVALCVIVWGVFSKVQLVWDAADAAMAVMATLNLIAVLLLAKVVVKLTRDYDRQLDEGKSPEFHISQYPELGHGVDHEIWKERAKPGA; encoded by the coding sequence ATGGACTGGCTGCTGCACCTGATCGAACGCGCCATCTCTCCGATCATCGGCGCGATCAACAACGTGCTGTGGAACTACGTGCTGATCTACGGCCTGCTCGCGGTCGGCATCTTCTTCACCGTGCGCCTGCGCTTGCTGCAGGTGCGCCGCTTCCCGCACATGCTCAAGGTGATCGGCCGCGGCACCGACGGCGACAACGCCGGCATCTCGCCGTTCCAGGCGCTGTGCACGTCGCTGGCCGCGCGCGTGGGCACCGGCAACCTCGCCGGCGTCGCCATCGCGATGAGCCTGGGCGGCCCGGGCGCGTTGTTCTGGATGTGGTGCACGGCCGCGGTGGGCATGGCCACGGCCTATGCCGAAAGTTCGCTGGCGCAGCTGTACAAGGTGCGCGACGAGAACGGCCAGTACCGCGGCGGCCCGGCCTACTACATCGCCCGCGGCTTGCGCGCGCCGAAGATGGGCTGGGCGTTCGCGGCCTGCTTGCTGTTCTCGTACGGCGTGGTGTTCAACGGCGTGCACGCCAACGCCATCGCCCAGTCGGTGGGCGAGACCTTCAAGTTCTCGCAGACCACGGTCGCCGTGGTGCTGGTGGTGCTGACCGGCACGATCATCTTCGGCGGGCTGCGTTCGATCGCCAAGGTCGCCGAATGGGTGGTGCCGTTCATGTCGGCCGGCTACATCGGCCTGGCGCTGTGGGCGCTGATCGCGCACTACGACCAAGTGCCGGCGGCGGTGATGATGATCCTGCGCGGCGCGTTCGGCATCGATCAGGCCGCGGGCGGCATCGCCGGCGGCATGGCGGCGGCGATGCTCAACGGCGTCAAGCGCGGCTTGTACGCCAACGAGGCCGGCATGGGCAGCGCGCCCAACATCGCCGCGGCCGCGACGCCGGTGCCGCATCACCCGTCCAGCCAGGGCTTCGTGCAGTCGCTGGGCGTGTTCTTCGACACCATGTTCATCTGCACCGCGACCGGCCTGATCGTGCTGCTGTCGGGCGTGCTCGGCCAGGGCGGCGACGGCGTGGTCATCACCCAGCGCGCGATGACCGTGTTCTTCGGCGAGTGGGGCGCGTGGTTCGCGTCGATCGCGCTGTTCTTCTTCGCCTTCACCACGATCCTGGGCAATTACTCCTACGCCGAGAGCGGTTTGCTCTACATCGGCGGCGGGCGCAAATCGCTGTTCGTGCTGCGCATCGTCGCGCTGTGCGTGATCGTGTGGGGCGTGTTCTCGAAGGTGCAGCTGGTGTGGGACGCGGCCGACGCGGCGATGGCGGTGATGGCGACGCTGAACCTGATCGCGGTGCTGTTGCTGGCGAAGGTGGTGGTGAAGCTGACCCGCGACTACGACCGGCAGTTGGACGAGGGCAAGTCGCCGGAGTTCCACATTTCCCAGTATCCCGAGTTGGGGCATGGGGTGGATCACGAGATTTGGAAGGAGCGGGCTAAGCCGGGGGCGTAA
- the purD gene encoding phosphoribosylamine--glycine ligase, protein MKVLVIGSGGREHALAWKLAQSPRIDEVLVAPGNAGTAREGKCRNVAVAATDIDGLLKLAADEGVAVTVVGPEAPLVAGVVDRFRAAGRRIFGPTAAAAQLEGSKAFAKDFLARHGIPTAYYAVHTDVDAALAYVREKGAPIVVKADGLAAGKGVIVATTLGEAEDAVRDMLSGNAFGAAGARVVIEEFLDGEEASFISMVDGKNALPMATSQDHKRVGDGDTGPNTGGMGAYSPAPVVTQEVHDRVMREVVMPTVRGMASDGVPFTGFLYAGLMIDASGAPKVIEFNVRFGDPETQPVMLRLRSDLLDLVEAALDERLDTTQADWDPRPSLGVVMAAEHYPDTPRTGDPINEWDAPLPADTYVFHAGTQLVDGQAVTAGGRVLCVCGLGDSVADAQRRAYEGVAGISWQGEFHRHDIGWRAIEREQQVAKP, encoded by the coding sequence ATGAAGGTCCTCGTCATCGGGTCCGGCGGGCGCGAACACGCGCTGGCCTGGAAGCTCGCCCAATCCCCGCGCATCGACGAGGTCCTGGTCGCTCCCGGCAACGCCGGCACCGCGCGCGAAGGCAAATGCCGCAACGTCGCGGTGGCCGCCACCGACATCGACGGCCTGCTGAAACTCGCCGCCGACGAAGGCGTCGCGGTCACCGTGGTCGGCCCTGAGGCGCCGCTGGTGGCCGGCGTGGTCGACCGCTTCCGCGCCGCCGGCCGCCGCATCTTCGGGCCCACCGCCGCCGCCGCCCAGCTCGAAGGCAGCAAGGCCTTCGCCAAGGACTTCCTCGCCCGCCACGGCATCCCGACCGCTTACTACGCGGTGCACACCGACGTCGACGCGGCCCTGGCCTACGTGCGCGAGAAGGGCGCGCCGATCGTGGTCAAGGCCGACGGCCTCGCCGCAGGCAAGGGCGTGATCGTCGCGACGACGCTGGGCGAAGCCGAAGACGCGGTCCGCGACATGCTCTCCGGCAACGCCTTCGGCGCCGCCGGCGCGCGCGTGGTGATCGAGGAATTCCTCGACGGCGAAGAAGCCAGCTTCATCTCCATGGTCGACGGCAAAAACGCGCTGCCGATGGCGACCTCGCAAGACCACAAGCGCGTCGGCGACGGCGACACCGGCCCGAACACCGGCGGCATGGGCGCGTACTCGCCCGCGCCGGTGGTCACTCAAGAAGTCCACGACCGGGTCATGCGCGAAGTGGTGATGCCGACCGTGCGCGGCATGGCCAGCGACGGCGTGCCGTTCACCGGCTTCCTCTACGCCGGCCTGATGATCGACGCCAGCGGCGCGCCGAAGGTCATCGAGTTCAACGTGCGCTTCGGCGATCCGGAAACCCAGCCGGTGATGCTGCGCCTGCGTTCGGACCTGCTCGATCTGGTCGAGGCCGCGCTCGACGAACGCCTCGACACGACCCAGGCCGATTGGGATCCGCGCCCCTCGCTCGGCGTGGTGATGGCCGCCGAGCACTACCCCGACACGCCGCGCACCGGCGACCCCATCAACGAATGGGACGCGCCGCTGCCCGCCGACACCTACGTCTTCCACGCCGGCACCCAGCTCGTCGACGGCCAGGCCGTGACCGCCGGCGGCCGCGTGCTGTGCGTGTGCGGGTTGGGCGACAGCGTCGCCGACGCGCAGCGGCGCGCCTACGAAGGCGTGGCCGGGATTTCGTGGCAGGGCGAGTTCCATCGCCACGACATCGGCTGGCGCGCGATCGAACGCGAGCAGCAAGTCGCGAAGCCGTAA
- the cls gene encoding cardiolipin synthase, with protein MPFDWSWLPASLNLGVTAVLFVAHLLAAARALTRPNRTPASRAAWVAVIMLAPVIGMVAYLLLGETSIGRKRVERIENAYKRMPSTDDAANAPRELADNAASLFELASSINGFHAVGGNRIALLGAADSPADQPKRDCQAALDALIADIERARESVHIAFYIWLDDYVGGRVADAVAGAARRGVACRVMVDAFGSRAFIAGERWAQLGGAGVKLLRTLDDINRLQHMAFSRMDLRDHRKIVVIDNRIAYCGSQNCADAEFRVKAAYAPWIDLLLRCEGPVVRQAQFLFLSGWIPETGEEGLEHYPDAVTPERFDERCIAQAFETGPVTRHNAMTDMFVACIYAARHELVIVTPYFVPDESILRAICAAPRRGVTTRIVFPQRNDSWLVGQACRSAYADLLQCGVEVYEYPLGLLHAKAMTLDGEIVLLGSANMDRRSLDLNFENNLLVADKAVVAAVRQRQEKYLSVSQRIALADVEAWPFPARLIQNAVAMMSPVL; from the coding sequence ATGCCGTTCGATTGGAGCTGGTTGCCTGCGTCGCTGAATCTGGGCGTGACCGCGGTGCTGTTCGTCGCGCATTTGCTCGCCGCCGCGCGCGCCTTGACCCGGCCCAACCGCACGCCCGCTTCGCGCGCGGCGTGGGTGGCGGTGATCATGCTGGCGCCGGTGATCGGCATGGTCGCGTATCTGTTGCTCGGCGAAACCAGCATCGGCCGCAAGCGCGTGGAGCGCATCGAGAACGCGTACAAGCGCATGCCCTCGACCGACGACGCGGCCAACGCGCCGCGCGAGCTGGCCGACAACGCGGCGTCGTTGTTCGAACTGGCGAGTTCGATCAACGGTTTTCATGCGGTCGGCGGCAACCGGATCGCGCTGCTCGGCGCGGCCGACAGTCCGGCCGATCAGCCCAAGCGCGATTGTCAGGCGGCGCTCGACGCGCTGATCGCCGATATCGAGCGGGCGCGCGAATCGGTGCACATCGCCTTCTACATCTGGCTCGACGACTACGTCGGCGGCCGCGTCGCCGACGCGGTCGCCGGCGCCGCGCGCCGCGGCGTCGCCTGCCGGGTGATGGTGGACGCGTTCGGCTCGCGCGCCTTCATCGCCGGCGAACGCTGGGCGCAACTCGGCGGCGCCGGCGTCAAGCTGTTGCGCACGCTCGACGACATCAACCGCTTGCAGCACATGGCCTTCAGCCGCATGGACCTGCGCGATCACCGCAAGATCGTGGTGATCGACAACCGCATCGCCTACTGCGGCAGCCAGAACTGCGCCGACGCCGAGTTCCGGGTCAAGGCCGCGTATGCGCCGTGGATCGATCTGTTGCTGCGTTGCGAGGGGCCGGTGGTGCGGCAGGCGCAGTTCCTGTTCCTCAGCGGCTGGATTCCGGAGACCGGCGAGGAAGGGCTGGAGCATTACCCCGACGCGGTAACGCCCGAGCGTTTCGATGAGCGATGCATCGCGCAGGCGTTCGAAACCGGTCCGGTCACCCGCCACAACGCGATGACCGATATGTTCGTCGCCTGCATCTATGCGGCGCGGCACGAACTGGTGATCGTCACGCCTTATTTCGTTCCCGACGAATCGATCCTGCGCGCGATCTGCGCGGCGCCGCGGCGCGGCGTGACGACGCGGATCGTGTTTCCGCAGCGCAACGATTCGTGGCTGGTGGGGCAGGCCTGCCGCAGCGCGTACGCCGATCTGCTGCAATGCGGCGTGGAGGTCTACGAATATCCCTTGGGGTTGCTGCACGCCAAAGCGATGACGTTGGACGGCGAGATCGTCTTGCTCGGCTCGGCGAACATGGATCGGCGCAGTCTCGATCTGAATTTCGAGAACAATCTGTTGGTGGCCGATAAAGCGGTCGTCGCGGCCGTGCGCCAGCGGCAGGAGAAGTATTTGTCGGTCTCGCAGCGGATCGCGCTCGCCGACGTGGAGGCGTGGCCGTTCCCTGCGCGCCTGATCCAGAACGCGGTGGCGATGATGTCGCCGGTGCTGTGA
- a CDS encoding DUF1345 domain-containing protein → MLDSRRFLFLLIGAAYALGFLAAPWLGWQRAVIVAANGFFVVYLALALPSLHRLSGQRLRKAAVKSDVPVYALFLIVVSTVTTALAALFMTINAEHRPGLAWLIVALLSIPLGWATIHMLAASHYAHLYWRPGPANEPRRGLDFPGEGDPAALDFVYFSFVIGMAAQTSDVAISGRALRRFALMHSIVAYFFNAVLVAAAVNVAVAAN, encoded by the coding sequence ATGCTCGATTCCCGTCGGTTCTTGTTCCTGCTGATCGGCGCCGCCTACGCGCTCGGCTTTCTGGCGGCGCCGTGGCTGGGCTGGCAGCGCGCGGTCATCGTCGCCGCGAACGGCTTCTTCGTCGTCTACCTCGCGCTCGCCCTGCCCAGCCTGCACCGCCTGAGCGGGCAGCGCCTGCGCAAGGCCGCGGTGAAAAGCGACGTGCCGGTCTACGCGCTGTTCCTGATCGTCGTCTCGACCGTGACCACCGCGCTGGCCGCGTTGTTCATGACCATCAACGCCGAACACCGTCCCGGCCTCGCCTGGCTGATCGTCGCCCTGCTGTCGATCCCCTTGGGCTGGGCGACCATCCACATGCTCGCCGCCTCGCACTACGCCCACCTCTACTGGCGCCCCGGCCCCGCCAACGAACCGCGCCGCGGCCTGGATTTCCCCGGCGAAGGCGACCCGGCCGCGCTGGACTTCGTCTACTTCTCGTTCGTGATCGGCATGGCCGCGCAGACCTCGGACGTGGCGATCTCCGGGCGGGCGTTGCGGCGGTTCGCGTTGATGCACTCGATCGTGGCGTATTTCTTCAATGCGGTGTTGGTGGCGGCGGCGGTGAATGTGGCGGTGGCGGCGAATTGA
- a CDS encoding mechanosensitive ion channel family protein, with product MLAQATYIATKIGEAFAILAAAWLLTTLLRQLVKRMSTRYDIAPAFALGLRRGLSTVIYITALLMFLNRVGISGSVVWTTLTGFVAVGAVAFFAAWSVLSNIFCAFLILTTRPFRLYDYIEVLENGDKPGLKGRVVDINFVYTTLQETHANGDDTVLQVPNSQFFQRTTRRWRHEPEWVRTLREHKTAEGAEWQDAGGR from the coding sequence ATGCTCGCCCAGGCCACCTACATCGCCACGAAAATCGGCGAGGCCTTCGCGATCCTGGCCGCCGCGTGGCTGTTGACCACGCTGCTGCGCCAGTTGGTGAAGCGCATGTCCACGCGCTACGACATCGCGCCGGCGTTCGCGCTGGGGCTGCGCCGCGGGCTCAGCACGGTGATCTACATTACCGCGCTGCTGATGTTCCTCAACCGGGTCGGGATTTCCGGGTCGGTGGTGTGGACCACGCTGACCGGGTTCGTCGCGGTGGGCGCGGTGGCGTTCTTCGCGGCGTGGAGCGTGTTGTCGAACATCTTCTGCGCGTTCTTGATCCTCACCACGCGGCCGTTCCGTCTGTACGACTACATCGAAGTGCTGGAGAACGGCGACAAGCCGGGGCTCAAGGGGCGCGTGGTCGACATCAATTTCGTCTACACGACGCTGCAGGAAACCCACGCCAACGGCGACGACACGGTGCTGCAGGTGCCCAACAGCCAGTTCTTCCAGCGCACGACGCGGCGCTGGCGGCACGAGCCGGAGTGGGTGCGAACGCTGCGCGAGCACAAGACCGCCGAGGGCGCGGAGTGGCAAGACGCGGGCGGGCGCTGA
- a CDS encoding alpha/beta hydrolase, producing the protein MTATPTDRPLDATRRGLLGGAALALLAGPLGAVAPAFAAAAPRAVSLAAPVAWGPLKHIDAGVLRVSYAELGPRDGTPVLLLHGWPYDVHTYAEVAPILARQGYRVIVPYLRGYGATTFLSADTPRNGQQAALAADAIALLDALRIESAIFGGCDWGARTAGIMAALWPQRCKGLVSVSGYLIGNQHAGQAPLPPKAELQWWYQFYFATDRGERGYAQNRGEFARLIWELASPQWRFDDATFARSAAAFDNPDHVAIVVHNYRWRLGLAQGEARFDALEARLAQAPAIAVPTITLEGDANGAPHPPAAAYARKFTGKYEHRELKGGIGHNLPQEAPQAFAQAVMDVVAL; encoded by the coding sequence ATGACCGCTACCCCGACCGACCGCCCTCTCGACGCCACCCGCCGCGGCCTGCTCGGCGGCGCCGCGCTGGCCTTGCTCGCCGGCCCGCTCGGCGCCGTCGCCCCGGCCTTCGCTGCCGCCGCGCCGCGCGCCGTATCGCTCGCGGCGCCGGTCGCCTGGGGCCCGCTCAAGCACATCGACGCCGGCGTCCTGCGCGTGAGCTACGCCGAACTCGGCCCGCGCGACGGCACGCCGGTGCTGCTGCTGCACGGCTGGCCCTACGACGTCCACACCTACGCCGAGGTCGCGCCGATCCTCGCCCGCCAGGGCTACCGCGTGATCGTCCCTTATCTGCGCGGCTACGGCGCGACGACGTTCCTGTCCGCCGACACCCCGCGCAACGGCCAACAAGCCGCGCTCGCCGCCGACGCCATCGCCTTGCTCGACGCGCTGCGCATCGAATCGGCGATCTTCGGCGGCTGCGATTGGGGCGCGCGCACGGCCGGCATCATGGCCGCGCTGTGGCCGCAGCGTTGCAAGGGATTGGTGTCGGTGAGCGGCTACCTGATCGGCAACCAGCACGCCGGCCAAGCGCCGCTGCCGCCGAAGGCCGAGCTGCAATGGTGGTACCAGTTCTACTTCGCCACCGACCGCGGCGAACGCGGCTACGCCCAGAACCGCGGCGAATTCGCCCGCCTGATCTGGGAACTGGCCTCGCCGCAATGGCGCTTCGACGACGCCACCTTCGCCCGCAGCGCGGCCGCGTTCGACAACCCCGACCACGTCGCCATCGTCGTCCACAACTACCGTTGGCGGCTCGGTCTGGCGCAAGGCGAAGCGCGCTTCGACGCCTTGGAAGCGCGGCTCGCGCAAGCGCCGGCCATCGCCGTGCCCACGATTACTTTGGAGGGCGACGCCAACGGCGCCCCGCATCCGCCGGCCGCGGCGTATGCGCGCAAGTTCACCGGCAAGTACGAGCACCGCGAGCTGAAAGGGGGCATCGGCCACAACCTGCCGCAGGAAGCGCCGCAGGCCTTCGCTCAAGCGGTGATGGATGTCGTCGCCTTGTGA
- a CDS encoding MFS transporter — MAHNQFALLTQRRFLPFFLTQAFGAFNDNVYRQAIIGLLFYLGVSDEQRTLYTNLAPALFILPYFLFSATAGQIAEKLEKHKLIRITTTMEIVIMSLAAVGFLTQNMTVLLIALFCTGLQSTLFGPVKYSILPSVLKPEELTGGNGLVEMGTSISILAGMIFGGLIFTLAGAHGPIVAAVAIIALAVTGNIVSRLIPRADAGEPELKINWNPIPESAKIMRMTRRQPAVRNAILGVSWFWFVGTVLTSQLPGYAEDNLGGGPTLYIFALALFSIGTGVGSMLCEKLSARTVEIGLVPLGAFGMTAFMVDLYFAHPGMATAKGLDVSGFVHSQGAWRIVMDLVGIGVFAGFFVVPLFALIQNRSPKNELSRVIAGMNIQNAAFIVLAAALGVIVQRFFHWTIPQVFLALGIVNALVAIYIFTIVPEFLMRFLSWVLVRGLYRLRVEGTERIPDEGPALIVCNHVSYMDPLILSASVSRPIRFVMYYKIFKIPVMNWIFRTAKTIPIAGAKEDPEVLRRAFEEIEAALADGQLVGIFPEGALTKDGEIAPFKSGVEKILEKTPVPVVPMALRGMWSSMWSKRDSRLGRMRVPRRFRAAVEVVADPPRDPQGVTAEALEAQVRGLRGDRA, encoded by the coding sequence ATGGCGCACAACCAGTTCGCGTTGCTCACCCAACGGCGCTTCCTGCCGTTCTTCCTCACCCAGGCGTTCGGCGCCTTCAACGACAACGTGTACCGGCAGGCGATCATCGGCCTGCTGTTCTATCTGGGCGTCAGCGACGAGCAGCGCACGCTCTACACCAACCTCGCGCCGGCCTTGTTCATCCTGCCCTACTTCCTGTTCTCGGCCACCGCCGGGCAGATCGCCGAGAAGCTGGAAAAGCACAAGCTCATCCGCATCACCACGACGATGGAAATCGTCATCATGTCGCTGGCGGCGGTGGGCTTCCTCACCCAGAACATGACCGTGCTGCTGATCGCGCTGTTCTGCACCGGCTTGCAGTCGACGCTGTTCGGGCCGGTCAAGTATTCGATCCTGCCCTCGGTGTTGAAGCCCGAGGAACTCACCGGCGGCAACGGCCTGGTCGAGATGGGCACCTCGATCTCGATCCTCGCCGGCATGATCTTCGGCGGTTTGATCTTCACCCTGGCCGGCGCGCACGGCCCGATCGTCGCGGCGGTGGCGATCATCGCGCTGGCGGTCACCGGCAACATCGTCAGCCGCTTGATTCCGCGCGCCGACGCCGGCGAGCCGGAGTTGAAGATCAATTGGAACCCGATTCCCGAGTCGGCCAAGATCATGCGCATGACCCGCCGCCAGCCGGCGGTGCGCAACGCGATCCTCGGCGTGTCGTGGTTCTGGTTCGTCGGCACGGTGCTGACCTCGCAGCTGCCGGGCTACGCCGAGGACAACCTCGGCGGCGGACCGACGCTGTACATCTTCGCGCTGGCGCTGTTCTCCATCGGCACCGGCGTGGGCTCGATGCTGTGCGAGAAGCTGTCGGCGCGCACGGTCGAAATCGGCCTGGTGCCGCTGGGCGCGTTCGGCATGACCGCCTTCATGGTCGATCTGTATTTCGCCCATCCCGGCATGGCCACGGCCAAGGGCCTGGACGTGAGCGGCTTCGTCCACAGCCAGGGCGCGTGGCGGATCGTCATGGACTTGGTCGGCATCGGCGTGTTCGCCGGTTTCTTCGTGGTGCCGCTGTTCGCGCTGATCCAGAACCGCTCGCCGAAGAACGAACTGTCGCGCGTGATCGCCGGCATGAACATCCAGAACGCGGCCTTCATCGTGCTGGCGGCGGCGTTGGGCGTGATCGTGCAGCGCTTCTTCCACTGGACGATTCCGCAGGTGTTCCTGGCGCTGGGCATCGTCAACGCCTTGGTCGCGATCTACATCTTCACCATCGTGCCCGAGTTCCTGATGCGCTTCCTCAGCTGGGTGCTGGTGCGCGGCCTGTACCGGCTGCGCGTGGAAGGCACCGAGCGCATTCCCGACGAAGGCCCGGCGCTGATCGTGTGCAACCACGTCAGCTACATGGACCCGCTGATCCTCAGCGCGAGCGTGTCGCGGCCGATCCGCTTCGTCATGTACTACAAGATCTTCAAGATTCCGGTGATGAACTGGATCTTCCGCACCGCCAAGACCATTCCCATCGCCGGCGCCAAGGAAGACCCGGAAGTGCTGCGGCGCGCGTTCGAGGAAATCGAGGCGGCGCTGGCGGACGGCCAGCTGGTCGGCATCTTCCCCGAGGGCGCGCTGACCAAGGACGGCGAGATCGCGCCGTTCAAATCGGGCGTGGAGAAGATTCTGGAAAAGACCCCGGTGCCGGTGGTCCCGATGGCGCTGCGCGGGATGTGGAGCAGCATGTGGAGCAAGCGCGATTCGCGCCTGGGCCGGATGCGGGTGCCGCGCCGGTTCCGCGCCGCGGTCGAGGTGGTGGCCGATCCGCCGCGCGATCCGCAAGGAGTCACCGCCGAAGCGCTGGAAGCCCAGGTGCGCGGGCTGCGCGGGGATCGTGCGTGA
- a CDS encoding CD225/dispanin family protein, protein MNQPVAAISPYQNYLAWSITVTVLGLCFCCLFGAAPGVVAIVYGSQVNSKFAAGDEDGARRASENAKLWCWIGTAVSALGIVWTIVSFFINGLSFVPNGDFQKLLGH, encoded by the coding sequence ATGAACCAGCCCGTCGCCGCTATTTCGCCGTATCAGAACTATTTGGCCTGGTCGATCACCGTCACCGTGCTGGGCCTGTGCTTCTGCTGCCTGTTCGGCGCCGCGCCGGGCGTGGTGGCGATCGTGTACGGCAGCCAGGTCAACAGCAAGTTCGCCGCCGGCGACGAGGACGGCGCGCGCCGCGCCTCGGAGAACGCCAAGCTGTGGTGCTGGATCGGCACCGCGGTGTCCGCGCTGGGCATCGTCTGGACGATCGTGTCGTTCTTCATCAACGGTTTGTCGTTCGTGCCCAACGGCGATTTCCAGAAGCTGCTGGGCCACTGA
- a CDS encoding DUF2752 domain-containing protein: MQAPARHYALAATVAAAGAAAAAATWILQRVDPNVAGSPLPACMFHRFTGLYCPGCGMTRALHALVHGDFAHAVAMNALLPVLMVALPLLVLHSFGYRLPLPRRAVDTLLSAKFWLPLLGGFWVLRNLPWPPFSWLAPG, translated from the coding sequence ATGCAAGCGCCCGCCCGCCATTACGCGCTCGCCGCCACCGTCGCCGCCGCCGGCGCGGCCGCGGCGGCCGCCACGTGGATCCTGCAACGGGTCGATCCCAACGTCGCCGGCAGTCCGCTGCCGGCCTGCATGTTCCATCGTTTCACCGGGCTGTACTGCCCGGGCTGCGGCATGACCCGCGCGCTGCACGCGCTGGTCCACGGCGATTTCGCCCACGCCGTCGCCATGAACGCTTTGCTGCCGGTGCTGATGGTGGCGCTGCCGCTGCTGGTGCTGCACAGCTTCGGCTATCGCCTGCCGCTGCCGCGGCGCGCGGTCGATACGCTGCTCAGCGCGAAATTCTGGCTGCCGCTGCTCGGCGGTTTCTGGGTGCTGCGCAATCTGCCGTGGCCGCCGTTCTCGTGGCTCGCGCCGGGCTGA